From the genome of Vigna angularis cultivar LongXiaoDou No.4 chromosome 11, ASM1680809v1, whole genome shotgun sequence, one region includes:
- the LOC108333185 gene encoding NDR1/HIN1-like protein 13 → MTDRVYPSAKPAAAAANPAFPATKAQLYGATRPTYRPQPHHRRRSKRGCCCTFCFWLILTVLVLLLLIGIAGTVFYLLYRPHRPTFTVTSLKLSYLNLTASSTLNSRFDVTVSATNPNKKILFAYDPTSISILSGDVDVGDGIVPAFLHGKKNTTLIKTSIVSTGSALQSDDASRLKSSMKNKNGLPLEVNLETKVKAKMGKLKTPKVGIRVSCDGIRVNLPSGKKPATASTSNAKCNVDVRFKIWKWTI, encoded by the coding sequence ATGACAGACAGGGTGTACCCTTCGGCAAAGCCTGCCGCAGCCGCCGCCAACCCCGCTTTCCCGGCGACCAAGGCACAACTCTACGGCGCCACCCGCCCCACCTACCGCCCGCAGCCTCACCACCGGAGGCGGAGCAAGCGCGGGTGCTGCTGCACCTTCTGCTTCTGGCTGATCCTCACCGTGCTTGTCTTACTCCTCCTGATCGGCATCGCTGGCACTGTGTTCTACCTGCTCTACCGCCCCCACCGCCCTACCTTCACCGTGACGTCGCTGAAACTTTCGTACCTGAACCTCACCGCCTCCTCCACCCTTAACTCCCGGTTCGACGTCACAGTATCCGCCACCAATCCCAACAAGAAGATCCTTTTCGCCTACGACCCCACCTCCATCTCCATCCTCTCCGGCGACGTCGACGTCGGCGATGGCATCGTCCCTGCCTTCCTGCACGGCAAGAAGAACACCACGCTCATCAAAACCTCCATTGTGAGCACCGGCAGCGCGCTCCAGAGCGACGACGCGTCGCGATTGAAGTCCAGCATGAAGAACAAGAACGGGTTGCCACTGGAGGTGAATTTGGAAACGAAAGTGAAGGCCAAAATGGGAAAATTGAAAACCCCAAAGGTCGGAATCAGAGTCTCCTGCGACGGAATCAGAGTGAATCTTCCCTCCGGCAAGAAACCGGCGACGGCGTCCACTTCGAACGCGAAGTGCAACGTGGATGTTAGGTTTAAGATCTGGAAATGGACGATTTGA
- the LOC108334283 gene encoding transcription initiation factor IIA large subunit isoform X1 encodes MAASATSQVYIDVIEDVMVKVRDEFVNNGGPGEEVLKELQAMWESKMMQAGAVLGPIERSTAAKPTPGVTPVHDLNVPYTEEYETPTAEMLFPPTPLQTPIQTPLPGTGDNSTYNIPTGPSDYPSSGNDTGGNADVKGGRPATYMQPPSPWMNPRPSLDVNVAYVEGRDEADRGTSNQPLTQDFFTMSSGKRKRNDLTSQYNAGGYIPQQDGAGDAALGVFEIEVNGGDISINSHHTISKGKMQADVERLTTRIPQLDGPAPYDDEIGTPNMYNYEVFSDDYNISNTPAPPEVPVSTPVLLAQNEVGNDEDDDDDEPPLNEEDDDELDDMEQGDDQNTHHLVLAQFDKVTRTKSRWKCTLKDGIMHINNKDILFNKATGEFEF; translated from the exons ATGGCAGCTTCCGCCACCAGCCAGGTTTACATAGATGTAATTGAGGATGTCATGGTCAAGGTTCGTGACGAGTTCGTCAACAACGGAGGGCCTGGGGAGGAAGTTCTCAAGGAGCTTCAAGCT ATGTGGGAGTCAAAGATGATGCAGGCGGGGGCTGTGCTGGGTCCCATAGAAAGGTCAACTGCAGCTAAGCCAACTCCCGGTGTTACTCCGGTTCATGATCTTAACGTGCCGTACACCGAGGAGTATGAGACTCCTACTGCTGAAATGCTTTTTCCCCCT ACTCCCTTGCAAACTCCGATACAAACCCCTTTGCCTGGAACTGGGGATAACTCAACCTATAACATTCCTACTGGACCAAGTGACTACCCCTCTTCTGGAAATGATACAGGAGGAAATGCTGATGTAAAAGGAGGAAGACCTGCTACATATATG CAACCTCCTTCTCCTTGGATGAACCCGAGGCCTTCACTTGATGTCAATGTTG CTTATGTGGAAGGGCGGGATGAGGCAGACAGAGGAACTTCTAATCAACCTCTGACACAG GACTTCTTTACAATGTCGTCAGGGAAGCGTAAGCGCAATGATTTGACTTCTCAATATAATGCTGGTGGATATATACCTCAACAAGATGGAGCTGGGGATGCTGCACTGGGAGTTTTTGAAATTGAG GTAAATGGAGGGGATATCTCCATTAATTCACATCACACTATTTCCAAAGGGAAAATGCAAGCGGATGTTGAGAGGTTGACTACTAGAATTCCTCAACTTGATGGACCAGCTCCTTACGATGATGAGATTGGTACTCCAAAT ATGTACAACTACGAAGTGTTCAGTGATGACTACAATATTTCTAATACACCAGCTCCTCCTG aaGTGCCAGTTAGCACCCCTGTTCTCTTGGCTCAGAATGAGGTGGGaaatgatgaggatgatgacgACGATGAGCCTCCActaaatgaagaagatgatgacgaATTGGATGACATGGAACAAGGAGATGACCAAAATACACATCATCTTGTTTTGGCCCAGTTTGATAAG GTGACACGTACCAAGAGCAGGTGGAAATGCACACTAAAGGATGGCATCATGCACATAAATAATAAGGACATTCTCTTCAACAAG GCGACAGGAGAGTTTGAATTCTGA
- the LOC128194797 gene encoding uncharacterized protein LOC128194797, which translates to MQFQQRPPQRIGGPSGSKFRHGDRRKPYSKPPFQGLKGPSFHQSGQAGQPGVVKCFNCGGPHYRSVCPQLVGHMKCNACGKEGHFARNCPTSGRPRVQQPTSQSQQTADVKPQAVGRVYAMTGAEATGPEVGDMPVEQALDGGSTEE; encoded by the exons ATGCAATTTCAGCAGAGACCACCCCAGAGGATTGGTGGACCATCTGGGTCCAAATTCCGGCATGGAGACAGGAGAAAGCCCTATTCTAAACCTCCTTTCCAGGGGCTTAAAGGACCTTCATTTCATCAATCTGGCCAAGCAGGACAACCTGGAGTGGTGAAGTGCTTTAATTGTGGAGGACCACATTATAGGTCCGTTTGCCCTCAGTTAGTTGGTCATATGAAGTGTAATGCCTGCGGGAAGGAGGGACACTTTGCCAGGAATTGTCCCACATCTGGAAGACCAAGGGTTCAGCAACCGACTAGTCAGTCTCAACAGACGGCAGATGTCAAACCGCAGGCTGTGGGCAGAGTATATGCAATGACCGGAGCAGAGGCAACTGGGCCAG aagtcggtgatatgccggtggagcaagccttagatggaggatcgactgaagaatag
- the LOC108332481 gene encoding receptor-like serine/threonine-protein kinase ALE2: MELQLIFLLIKLHFVTCTPHLHEYAASYLHHSRIRSPSSIAFPPTESPTRVPASSTLPPSKASSRIPGNIALSPSQPFPKRKWTHSSMDSPIPHHKHHHSRRKFSNQAPGPTFSTNPHTHQGPPPVFKSQHSFSSPVNAPAQAPAPAPTLLSQHLNVPYTSPRISPQGSSVKKTRTPPAAYALVLPSPPPNKGCMSLTCSEPLTYTLPGSPCGCVWPLQVKLRISIAIYKFFPSVSKLAKEISASVFLNRNQVRIVGADATTQQVEKTTVLINLVPQGVKFDDTTALLIYKKFWQREILSDSSTFGSYEVLYVHYPGLPPSPPSNVYGIDVEPYPGHDNNVTIIKPLGVNVSRKQKEGSGGRMLIMIILSSLAAFVLFIGLAWLFLLKCGSSTLEPGHIPDAKMSSSSKRSGTASVRSLTYASMPGSRSMSFSSGTIIYAGSAKIFSLNEIEKATNNFNSSSILGEGGFGLVYKGDLNDGREVAVKILKRDDQHGDHEFFAESEMLSCLHHRNLVKLIGICTEKQTRCLVYELVPNGSVESHLHGVDKETEPLDWNARMKIALGAARGLAYLHEDCNPCVIHRDFKSSNILLEYDFVPKVSDFGLARTTLNEGNKPISTHVIGTFGYVAPEYAMTGHLLVKSDVYSYGVVLLELLSGRKPVDLSQPTGQENLVAWARPLLTSKEGLQKIIDPIMKDSVSIDTIVKVAAIASMCVQSEVTQRPFMGEVVQALTLVCSEFEETRVL; the protein is encoded by the exons ATGGAATTGCAGCTCATTTTCCTGCTAATTAAGCTACATTTTGTTACATGTACACCCCATCTTCATGAATATGCTG CAAGCTATTTGCACCATTCAAGAATCCGAAGCCCTTCAAGCATTGCATTCCCACCCACAGAGTCACCTACTAGAGTTCCTGCTAGTTCTACACTTCCACCTTCCAAGGCATCTTCAAGAATTCCCGGAAATATTGCTCTTTCACCTTCCCAACCATTCCCCAAAAGGAAATGGACGCACAGTTCTATGGACTCTCCAATTCCACACCATAAGCATCACCATTCCAGAAGAAAGTTCAGCAACCAAGCTCCTGGACCAACCTTTTCAACCAACCCCCATACTCATCAAG GTCCTCCTCCTGTCTTCAAATCACAACATTCATTCTCTTCACCTGTAAATGCACCCGCACAAGCTCCTGCACCAGCACCAACACTTCTATCACAGCACTTGAATG TACCCTATACTTCACCCAGAATTTCACCTCAAGGTTCATCAGTGAAGAAGACAAGAACTCCACCAGCAGCATATGCTTTGGTTCTACCATCTCCACCGCCTAACAAAG GTTGTATGTCACTGACATGCTCCGAGCCCTTGACATATACACTTCCTGGATCACCTTGTGGTTGTGTTTGGCCACTCCAAGTTAAACTACGCATCAGCATTGCAATATACAAGTTTTTTCCTTCTGTTTCAAAGCTGGCCAAAGAAATTTCAGCAAGTGTTTTTTTGAACCGTAATCAAGTACGCATTGTGGGAGCCGATGCAACTACTCAGCAGGTCGAGAAAACCACTGTTCTCATAAACTTGGTACCCCAAGGAGTGAAATTTGATGATACAACAGctcttttaatatataagaaattCTGGCAGAGAGAGATACTCAGTGATTCTTCTACCTTCGGTTCCTATGAAGTGCTCTATGTTCATTATCCAG GTCTTCCACCATCTCCACCTTCAAATGTTTACGGTATAGATGTTGAACCATACCCTGGTCACGACAACAATGTAACAATAATAAAACCTTTAGGAGTAAATGTCTCAAGGAAGCAAAAAGAAGGGAGTGGTGGAAGAATGCTTATTATGATCATCCTTTCATCTTTGGCCGCCTTCGTTCTATTCATTGGACTTGCATGGCTTTTTCTCTTGAAATGTGGTTCCAGCACTCTTGAACCTGGACATATTCCAGATGCAAAAATGTCATCCTCTTCAAAACGATCAG GAACTGCCAGTGTTAGGTCATTGACTTATGCGAGCATGCCAGGTTCTAGATCAATGTCCTTCAGTTCTGGAACAATAATCTATGCAGGATCagctaaaatattttctttgaacGAAATCGAGAAAGCAACAAATAACTTCAATTCTTCAAGCATACTTGGAGAAGGTGGCTTCGGTCTTGTTTATAAGGGTGACTTAAATGATGGCAGAGAGGTGGCTGTGAAGATTCTCAAAAGGGATGACCAGCATGGTGACCATGAATTCTTTGCAGAGTCAGAGATGCTTAGCTGCTTGCACCATAGGAATTTAGTTAAATTGATAGGTATATGCACAGAGAAACAGACTCGCTGCTTAGTTTATGAGCTTGTCCCTAATGGCAGCGTGGAATCCCACTTACATG GTGTGGACAAAGAAACCGAACCACTTGATTGGAATGCCCGGATGAAGATTGCACTTGGTGCAGCTAGAGGATTAGCCTATCTGCATGAAGATTGTAATCCATGTGTCATACACAGAGACTTCAAATCCAGCAACATCTTATTGGAATACGATTTTGTACCCAAAGTTTCAGATTTTGGCTTGGCTAGAACAACATTGAACGAGGGAAACAAGCCCATTTCAACTCATGTTATTGGTACATTTGG CTACGTAGCTCCTGAATATGCAATGACAGGACATCTTCTTGTCAAAAGTGATGTTTACAGCTATGGAGTTGTACTCCTTGAGCTGCTAAGTGGAAGAAAGCCTGTGGATTTGTCACAGCCAACGGGCCAAGAAAACCTTGTTGCTTGGGCTCGTCCACTTCTTACAAGTAAGGAGGGTTTGCAGAAGATCATAGACCCAATTATGAAAGATAGTGTTTCCATTGATACCATTGTAAAGGTTGCAGCAATTGCATCCATGTGCGTGCAATCAGAAGTCACTCAGCGTCCTTTTATGGGTGAAGTTGTTCAGGCCTTGACATTGGTATGCAGTGAGTTTGAGGAAACAAGAGTTCTGTAA
- the LOC108334283 gene encoding transcription initiation factor IIA large subunit isoform X2 produces MAASATSQVYIDVIEDVMVKVRDEFVNNGGPGEEVLKELQAMWESKMMQAGAVLGPIERSTAAKPTPGVTPVHDLNVPYTEEYETPTAEMLFPPTPLQTPIQTPLPGTGDNSTYNIPTGPSDYPSSGNDTGGNADVKGGRPATYMQPPSPWMNPRPSLDVNVAYVEGRDEADRGTSNQPLTQDFFTMSSGKRKRNDLTSQYNAGGYIPQQDGAGDAALGVFEIEVNGGDISINSHHTISKGKMQADVERLTTRIPQLDGPAPYDDEIGTPNMYNYEVFSDDYNISNTPAPPVPVSTPVLLAQNEVGNDEDDDDDEPPLNEEDDDELDDMEQGDDQNTHHLVLAQFDKVTRTKSRWKCTLKDGIMHINNKDILFNKATGEFEF; encoded by the exons ATGGCAGCTTCCGCCACCAGCCAGGTTTACATAGATGTAATTGAGGATGTCATGGTCAAGGTTCGTGACGAGTTCGTCAACAACGGAGGGCCTGGGGAGGAAGTTCTCAAGGAGCTTCAAGCT ATGTGGGAGTCAAAGATGATGCAGGCGGGGGCTGTGCTGGGTCCCATAGAAAGGTCAACTGCAGCTAAGCCAACTCCCGGTGTTACTCCGGTTCATGATCTTAACGTGCCGTACACCGAGGAGTATGAGACTCCTACTGCTGAAATGCTTTTTCCCCCT ACTCCCTTGCAAACTCCGATACAAACCCCTTTGCCTGGAACTGGGGATAACTCAACCTATAACATTCCTACTGGACCAAGTGACTACCCCTCTTCTGGAAATGATACAGGAGGAAATGCTGATGTAAAAGGAGGAAGACCTGCTACATATATG CAACCTCCTTCTCCTTGGATGAACCCGAGGCCTTCACTTGATGTCAATGTTG CTTATGTGGAAGGGCGGGATGAGGCAGACAGAGGAACTTCTAATCAACCTCTGACACAG GACTTCTTTACAATGTCGTCAGGGAAGCGTAAGCGCAATGATTTGACTTCTCAATATAATGCTGGTGGATATATACCTCAACAAGATGGAGCTGGGGATGCTGCACTGGGAGTTTTTGAAATTGAG GTAAATGGAGGGGATATCTCCATTAATTCACATCACACTATTTCCAAAGGGAAAATGCAAGCGGATGTTGAGAGGTTGACTACTAGAATTCCTCAACTTGATGGACCAGCTCCTTACGATGATGAGATTGGTACTCCAAAT ATGTACAACTACGAAGTGTTCAGTGATGACTACAATATTTCTAATACACCAGCTCCTCCTG TGCCAGTTAGCACCCCTGTTCTCTTGGCTCAGAATGAGGTGGGaaatgatgaggatgatgacgACGATGAGCCTCCActaaatgaagaagatgatgacgaATTGGATGACATGGAACAAGGAGATGACCAAAATACACATCATCTTGTTTTGGCCCAGTTTGATAAG GTGACACGTACCAAGAGCAGGTGGAAATGCACACTAAAGGATGGCATCATGCACATAAATAATAAGGACATTCTCTTCAACAAG GCGACAGGAGAGTTTGAATTCTGA